One Glycine soja cultivar W05 chromosome 2, ASM419377v2, whole genome shotgun sequence genomic region harbors:
- the LOC114384187 gene encoding steroid 5-alpha-reductase DET2-like: MVIKSVLFSFIFPPPPSLVVWGLTVTSFLILANAFLSEIRGKHLNYSKFWNANPSAEKQVKLSSKAGMLLLYTPAFLAGLASFWVFPHQGLRFTILQSAVTLHYFKRVFEVLFIHKYSGGMTLESAIPITLSYFLSAVTMVYSQHLTKGFPEPPINLFYPGIVLFLVGIIGNFYHHYLLSKLRGKGEKEYKIPKGGFFELVICPHYFFEITVFYGIFFISQTLYSFAFAVGTTMYLVGRSYSTRKWYLSKFEDFPKHVKAVIPFVF; the protein is encoded by the exons ATGGTGATTAAGTCTGTGTTGTTCAGCTTCATTTTCCCCCCGCCACCTTCTCTGGTGGTTTGGGGGTTGACTGTGACAAGCTTCCTGATACTGGCTAATGCTTTCTTGTCAGAAATTAGAGGGAAGCATTTGAACTATTCAAAGTTTTGGAATGCTAATCCCTCTGCAGAAAAGCAGGTCAAGTTGTCTAGCAAAGCTGGCATGCTTTTGCTGTACACTCCTGCTTTTCTTGCTGGCCTTGCATCCTTCTGGGTCTTTCCTCATCAAGGGCTCAGATTCACCATCCTTCAATCTGCTGTTACTCTGCACTACTTCAAGAGGGTCTTTGAG GTTCTGTTTATTCACAAATATAGTGGAGGCATGACACTTGAATCTGCAATCCCCATCACTCTGAGTTATTTCCTCTCAGCTGTAACTATGGTCTATTCTCAACACCTAACAAAAGGGTTTCCAGAACCACCAATCAATCTGTTCTACCCTGGCATTGTGTTGTTTCTAGTTGGCATCATTGGCAACTTCTACCACCATTACCTTCTGTCCAAATTGAGGGGAAAGGGTGAAAAGGAGTACAAGATTCCAAAGGGTGGCTTTTTTGAGCTTGTGATTTGCCCCCACTACTTCTTTGAGATTACTGTGTTTTATGGGATCTTCTTCATTTCTCAGACATTATATTCATTCGCTTTCGCTGTAGGCACTACTATGTACTTGGTGGGTAGGAGTTACTCAACTAGGAAATGGTATCTTTCTAAGTTTGAAGATTTCCCTAAGCATGTTAAGGCTGTCATCCCATTTGTCTTCTAA